From a single Granulicella aggregans genomic region:
- a CDS encoding RNA polymerase sigma factor, which produces MLPSSIVSAGFGLNGELVKGSPDASSDLPAAEREATFAGLVERHSRVMFRVAFSLLRNAQDAEDAVQEAFLKLYRGDAWRRMEDEKAFLARTVWRVALDRMPKKAERPIEADEEFASGAASPESTAVREAQSALLRRMIEALPEELRRVLVLSAIEELNSREIAEVIEVPEGTVRTRLMRAREELKRRYQGAKEVRR; this is translated from the coding sequence ATGTTGCCGTCGTCGATCGTGAGTGCCGGGTTCGGTCTGAACGGAGAGCTGGTCAAGGGCTCGCCTGACGCATCCAGCGATCTTCCTGCTGCGGAGCGGGAGGCTACGTTTGCGGGGCTGGTGGAGCGGCATTCGCGGGTGATGTTCCGGGTGGCTTTCTCGCTGCTGCGGAATGCTCAGGATGCCGAGGACGCGGTGCAGGAGGCTTTCCTGAAGCTGTATCGCGGGGACGCGTGGCGGCGGATGGAGGACGAGAAGGCGTTCCTGGCGCGGACGGTTTGGCGGGTGGCGCTGGACCGGATGCCGAAGAAGGCAGAAAGGCCGATTGAGGCGGATGAGGAGTTCGCCAGCGGTGCGGCTTCGCCGGAGTCGACGGCTGTTCGGGAAGCTCAGTCCGCGCTGCTGCGAAGGATGATTGAAGCTCTGCCGGAGGAGTTGCGGCGGGTACTGGTGCTGAGTGCGATCGAGGAGCTGAACTCGCGGGAGATCGCAGAGGTGATCGAGGTGCCGGAGGGGACGGTTCGGACTCGGTTGATGCGGGCCAGGGAAGAGTTGAAGCGCCGGTATCAAGGCGCGAAGGAGGTGCGGCGATGA
- a CDS encoding energy transducer TonB produces MTDELMQGERGEFEMLLDEVLGTMANPEVGDGLKGKVLLRLRMAEVEIPRLKIETRGTRSGAGLFEVPRERRNVASAWLAVGAHAAAILLVTFSMARSMRFVDPGKEAPVVTLDTPPPMALPKRLAMGGGGGQTGVAPVSKGAPPKFSPEQTLAPKVAVLAPKLAVEPTIDVDPRLKMSANMPDVGMANAPMIGVSMGSGRGDGLGSGIGNGMGPGSGGNTGGGVKQVGGSVSAPVEIYSVDPEFSDEARRAKLSGSVLVNLWVDQSGRPTHVRVLQGLGMGLDEKAIDAVRQFRFKPAMENGKPVTVELNVEVSFHIY; encoded by the coding sequence ATGACGGACGAGTTGATGCAGGGCGAGAGAGGGGAGTTCGAGATGCTGCTTGATGAGGTTCTGGGGACGATGGCGAATCCGGAGGTGGGTGATGGGCTCAAGGGGAAGGTGCTGCTGCGACTGCGGATGGCGGAGGTTGAGATCCCACGTCTCAAGATCGAGACGCGGGGCACCCGTTCCGGGGCTGGGTTGTTTGAGGTTCCTCGGGAGAGGAGGAATGTAGCTTCTGCGTGGCTCGCGGTGGGGGCTCATGCGGCGGCGATCCTACTGGTTACGTTCTCGATGGCGCGAAGCATGCGGTTTGTCGATCCGGGAAAGGAGGCACCGGTTGTGACGCTCGATACGCCGCCTCCGATGGCGTTGCCGAAGCGGCTTGCGATGGGTGGGGGCGGCGGGCAGACGGGAGTTGCTCCGGTGAGCAAGGGCGCGCCGCCAAAGTTCAGTCCTGAGCAGACTCTCGCGCCGAAGGTAGCGGTGCTCGCACCGAAGCTGGCAGTGGAACCGACGATCGATGTCGATCCCAGGCTGAAGATGTCCGCCAACATGCCCGACGTTGGGATGGCGAATGCTCCGATGATTGGCGTTTCGATGGGGAGTGGGAGGGGAGATGGATTGGGGAGCGGGATCGGCAATGGGATGGGACCGGGCTCGGGAGGCAATACGGGCGGAGGGGTGAAGCAGGTTGGGGGTAGCGTCAGCGCTCCGGTGGAGATTTACAGCGTCGATCCGGAGTTCTCTGACGAGGCAAGGCGGGCGAAGCTGAGCGGGAGTGTGTTGGTGAATCTATGGGTCGATCAGAGTGGCAGGCCGACGCATGTTCGGGTGTTGCAGGGGCTAGGCATGGGGCTGGATGAGAAGGCGATCGACGCAGTGAGGCAGTTCCGGTTCAAGCCGGCGATGGAGAACGGCAAGCCAGTGACGGTGGAGCTGAATGTGGAGGTGAGCTTTCACATCTACTGA
- a CDS encoding 4-(cytidine 5'-diphospho)-2-C-methyl-D-erythritol kinase has product MATHVRSFSKINLGLAIGPARADGFHGLTTMYQTLALHDVVTVSAERAAETSLVLTSNHPWVPGDNRNTAWKMVERCLERMGVTAAVKIRIQKNLPVQGGMGAGSANAAAALMGLEKELELALPGPQRMELAAEVGSDVPLFLLGGSVLGLGRGEQVFPLPDLPETICVMALPDVGVSTPQAFRDWDQLTISTARDNLNELSCALASTYAEPGTSGIFCKPGTQSLEDGIELQGRLEKKAGEFDQSIGQLQTDLAENTLLALVRTGIENDFEKVVFPIHPSLREIKRQLMGTQKGESALYAALSGSGSALFGLYRSIADAIAAQQRVQALGCKAVITHTLPRTAYWRTMFAG; this is encoded by the coding sequence ATGGCAACGCACGTTCGCTCGTTTTCGAAGATCAATTTAGGGCTGGCGATTGGGCCGGCGCGGGCGGATGGGTTTCATGGTCTGACGACGATGTACCAGACGCTGGCGCTGCATGATGTGGTGACGGTGTCGGCGGAGCGTGCGGCGGAGACGTCGCTTGTGCTGACTTCGAACCATCCGTGGGTGCCGGGAGACAACCGGAATACGGCGTGGAAGATGGTCGAGCGGTGTTTGGAGCGGATGGGTGTGACCGCTGCGGTGAAGATTCGGATCCAGAAGAACCTGCCGGTGCAGGGTGGGATGGGTGCGGGTTCGGCGAACGCGGCAGCGGCTTTGATGGGGTTGGAGAAGGAGTTGGAGCTGGCGCTGCCGGGGCCGCAGCGGATGGAGTTGGCGGCAGAAGTGGGTTCGGACGTGCCGCTGTTTCTGTTGGGGGGATCGGTGCTGGGGCTCGGGCGTGGGGAGCAGGTGTTTCCGCTGCCGGATTTGCCGGAGACGATCTGCGTGATGGCGCTACCGGATGTGGGGGTTTCGACGCCGCAGGCTTTTCGGGATTGGGACCAGTTGACAATCTCCACAGCTCGCGATAATCTAAACGAGTTGAGTTGCGCTCTGGCGTCTACATATGCCGAGCCTGGCACATCCGGTATCTTTTGCAAGCCTGGAACACAATCCCTTGAAGATGGAATAGAGCTTCAGGGTCGCCTCGAGAAAAAAGCGGGCGAGTTCGATCAATCTATAGGCCAATTGCAAACAGATCTTGCCGAGAATACCCTTCTCGCGCTTGTCCGCACCGGGATAGAAAACGACTTCGAAAAGGTCGTCTTTCCGATCCACCCCTCCCTGCGTGAAATCAAGCGTCAATTGATGGGTACCCAGAAAGGCGAATCCGCGTTGTACGCGGCGCTCTCGGGTTCAGGCTCCGCGTTGTTTGGGCTTTACCGGTCCATAGCGGATGCCATCGCGGCTCAACAACGCGTGCAGGCTCTAGGATGCAAGGCGGTGATCACTCACACCTTGCCCCGAACGGCTTACTGGCGCACAATGTTCGCAGGGTGA
- a CDS encoding ribose-phosphate diphosphokinase: MNNQDTTAVLSPISAQAEEIETSSLPAATPSASGASSLSGQRLVASSPEKKKTGKLGEDRRFKIFSGTSNRELAEEVCKFVGVPLGETRLQRFSDGEVHFQLLENVRGADVFLIQPTCFPVDQHLLELLIMMDALKRASAGRITVVIPYYGYARQDRKDRPRVAITSKLVADLLTTAGANRALLVDLHAAQIQGFFNIPVDHLFASPVLVSYFRDMKLPNLTVVSPDAGGVERARFFAKKLDVPLAIVDKRRTDINVTEVMNVIGDVRGRTCLILDDIIDTAGTLVKTADALLAQGAEEVYACASHAVLSGPAVERIAASRLKEVVVTNTIPLREDAQKVSKIKVLSVAGLLGRAIESIHMETSVSTLFN; encoded by the coding sequence GTGAATAACCAAGACACGACTGCGGTTCTTTCCCCTATTTCAGCGCAGGCAGAAGAGATAGAAACGAGCTCTTTGCCTGCAGCGACGCCGAGTGCGTCAGGCGCGTCTTCCCTTAGTGGACAAAGACTGGTCGCGTCCAGCCCCGAGAAGAAAAAGACCGGGAAGCTGGGCGAGGACAGGCGCTTCAAGATCTTTTCAGGAACCTCGAACCGGGAGCTTGCAGAGGAAGTCTGCAAGTTTGTCGGCGTTCCGCTGGGCGAGACTCGGCTGCAGCGCTTCTCGGATGGCGAGGTCCACTTTCAACTTTTAGAAAACGTCCGCGGTGCGGACGTCTTCCTGATTCAGCCCACGTGTTTTCCCGTGGACCAGCATCTGCTTGAACTGCTGATCATGATGGACGCGCTGAAGCGCGCTTCGGCTGGCAGGATCACGGTGGTGATTCCGTACTACGGCTATGCACGGCAGGACCGTAAGGACCGGCCGCGTGTCGCGATCACCTCCAAGCTGGTGGCCGATCTGCTGACGACGGCTGGTGCTAATCGGGCTTTGCTGGTTGATTTGCATGCGGCGCAGATTCAGGGCTTCTTCAATATCCCGGTCGATCATTTATTCGCCAGCCCGGTGCTGGTGAGCTACTTCCGGGACATGAAGCTGCCGAACCTGACCGTGGTCTCACCGGATGCGGGAGGCGTAGAACGCGCGCGCTTCTTCGCGAAGAAGCTGGATGTTCCGCTCGCCATTGTCGATAAGCGGCGGACGGACATCAACGTTACGGAAGTGATGAATGTGATCGGCGATGTACGCGGGCGAACCTGCCTGATCCTCGACGACATTATCGACACGGCTGGAACGCTGGTGAAGACTGCCGATGCGTTGCTGGCGCAGGGTGCTGAAGAGGTTTATGCGTGCGCAAGCCATGCCGTGCTTTCGGGCCCGGCGGTAGAGCGCATTGCAGCATCACGGCTGAAGGAAGTGGTCGTGACGAATACGATTCCGCTGCGCGAGGATGCGCAGAAGGTGTCGAAGATCAAGGTGCTTTCGGTTGCGGGGCTTCTGGGCCGGGCGATCGAGAGCATTCACATGGAGACCAGCGTCAGTACGCTGTTCAACTAA
- a CDS encoding 50S ribosomal protein L25: MANPTFDAVVATPREGKFNKNAARRVRVAGKIPAVVYGAGQDAVAVTVDPKVITKILHSESGHNTIFDLNVEGASPVKAMIVDWQNEPIKGKLLHIDLKRIAMNKAMRVSVPVVLVGIPVGVKAQGGVLEHVMREVEIECLPNDIPSHLDIDVTGLELYGVIHLSDLPHSGSIKYLGEENATVAHVVATKEEAVAEPVAAAEPEVAKKGKTDAPAAAAPAADAKKK, translated from the coding sequence ATGGCAAACCCCACTTTTGATGCTGTCGTCGCAACTCCGCGCGAAGGTAAGTTCAACAAAAATGCAGCTCGCCGCGTTCGTGTAGCCGGCAAGATTCCCGCAGTGGTTTATGGCGCGGGACAGGATGCCGTTGCGGTCACGGTTGACCCCAAGGTCATCACCAAGATTCTGCACTCCGAGTCTGGACACAACACCATCTTCGACCTGAACGTTGAAGGTGCGTCGCCGGTTAAGGCGATGATCGTGGACTGGCAGAACGAGCCCATCAAGGGCAAGCTGCTGCACATCGACCTGAAGCGTATTGCGATGAACAAGGCGATGCGGGTTTCGGTCCCTGTGGTTCTGGTTGGTATCCCGGTGGGGGTGAAGGCTCAGGGCGGCGTTCTCGAGCATGTCATGCGCGAGGTCGAGATCGAGTGCCTCCCGAACGACATTCCGAGCCACCTCGATATCGATGTGACCGGGCTTGAGCTCTACGGCGTGATCCATCTGTCGGACCTGCCGCACTCGGGCAGCATCAAGTATCTCGGCGAAGAGAACGCGACTGTCGCCCACGTTGTGGCGACGAAGGAAGAGGCAGTGGCTGAGCCGGTTGCGGCAGCTGAGCCGGAAGTTGCGAAGAAGGGTAAGACGGACGCTCCTGCTGCGGCTGCGCCGGCTGCGGACGCGAAGAAGAAGTAG
- the pth gene encoding aminoacyl-tRNA hydrolase has product MKLIVGLGNPGIEYQFTPHNAGFLAVDRIAEDCGVTIANRRGRALTAKARFAGQEVLLAKPETFMNLSGLSVAALLRELEIGPERMAEDMVVLYDELAIPLGTIRIRERGSAGGHNGVKSISGVLGTEEWTRIRIGVGKPPLESGREVKAGGKDYLLSPFRKQELVVLDQVLDRVTKAVETILTRGAGPAMSAFNGNAG; this is encoded by the coding sequence GTGAAGCTGATTGTCGGTCTCGGCAACCCCGGTATCGAGTATCAGTTCACACCGCACAACGCCGGGTTTCTGGCGGTCGATCGCATCGCAGAGGATTGCGGCGTGACGATTGCCAACCGGCGGGGCAGGGCTCTGACGGCAAAGGCCAGGTTTGCAGGGCAAGAGGTCCTGCTGGCCAAGCCGGAGACGTTTATGAACCTGAGCGGGCTTTCAGTGGCCGCTTTGTTGCGGGAGTTGGAGATTGGGCCGGAGCGGATGGCAGAGGACATGGTTGTTCTCTACGACGAGCTGGCCATTCCGCTGGGCACGATTCGCATCCGCGAGCGTGGATCGGCGGGAGGGCACAACGGGGTGAAGTCGATCTCCGGGGTGCTGGGCACGGAGGAGTGGACGCGGATACGGATCGGGGTCGGGAAACCGCCGCTCGAGAGTGGACGCGAGGTGAAGGCAGGCGGGAAGGACTACCTGCTGTCACCGTTCCGCAAGCAGGAGCTTGTGGTGCTGGATCAGGTGCTCGACCGGGTCACGAAGGCGGTCGAGACAATTTTGACCCGTGGCGCGGGACCCGCGATGAGCGCGTTCAATGGCAATGCGGGGTAG
- the rpsF gene encoding 30S ribosomal protein S6 yields the protein MNRTYEIMFIVRPDVEEADLDKLIEGFSGNVTSGGGEVKSVEKMGRRRLAYTVRKFNDGFYVLLNIAAEGKLITEIERRLRVTEQVIKFITVRMDEEEKRLAKVKAIRDTKVKRSAQPAQFQPQAPVAAAPAVAAPVVEEAPAAAEPVAAV from the coding sequence ATGAATCGTACCTACGAAATCATGTTCATCGTCCGTCCGGACGTTGAAGAAGCCGACCTGGACAAGCTGATCGAAGGATTCTCCGGAAACGTCACCTCGGGTGGCGGCGAAGTGAAGTCCGTTGAGAAGATGGGCCGCCGCCGTCTCGCCTATACCGTCCGCAAGTTCAACGACGGCTTCTACGTGCTGCTGAACATCGCCGCCGAAGGCAAGCTGATCACCGAGATCGAGCGCCGTCTCCGCGTGACCGAGCAGGTCATCAAGTTCATTACCGTGCGCATGGACGAAGAAGAGAAGCGTCTGGCGAAGGTGAAGGCGATCCGCGACACCAAGGTGAAGCGCAGCGCACAGCCCGCGCAGTTCCAGCCCCAAGCTCCGGTTGCGGCTGCTCCGGCAGTTGCTGCTCCGGTGGTTGAAGAGGCCCCGGCTGCTGCAGAGCCTGTCGCCGCAGTCTAA
- the rpsR gene encoding 30S ribosomal protein S18 produces the protein MADETSTPNTAPAAASEHTPSPRPAYAGPGGPRPPRPAGAPGAGGPGGRKFFRRKKVCKFCTEKIDSISYRDVRLLQGFVAERGKIIPRRLSGVCTRHQRRLSLAIKQSRNIALLAFAARF, from the coding sequence ATGGCTGACGAAACCAGCACCCCGAATACCGCTCCCGCAGCAGCGAGCGAGCACACTCCCAGCCCCCGTCCGGCGTATGCCGGTCCCGGCGGTCCCCGTCCTCCGCGTCCTGCGGGCGCTCCTGGCGCAGGCGGCCCTGGCGGTCGTAAGTTCTTCCGCCGCAAGAAGGTCTGCAAGTTCTGCACGGAGAAGATCGACTCGATCAGCTACCGCGACGTTCGCCTGCTTCAGGGCTTCGTGGCCGAGCGCGGCAAGATCATTCCGCGCCGTCTGAGCGGCGTTTGCACGCGCCACCAGCGCCGCCTCTCGCTCGCTATCAAGCAGTCGCGCAACATTGCCCTGCTGGCCTTCGCCGCGCGCTTCTAA
- the rplI gene encoding 50S ribosomal protein L9, with protein sequence MEVILKEDVNKLGHRGDVVKVADGYGRNYLLPGKLAIEATLANRAVIEQMKGSAIRKSAKEKASAEELAKTLSQVELTFERKTGENDHLFGSVTSGDIAHQLELQGYTIDRRKISLEEPLKSLGEYHVPIKLHREVTSHIKVTVKAEDSETEAVAVA encoded by the coding sequence ATGGAAGTCATTCTGAAAGAAGACGTCAACAAGCTGGGCCACCGTGGCGATGTCGTCAAGGTTGCCGACGGCTACGGGCGCAACTACCTCCTTCCCGGGAAGCTCGCCATCGAGGCGACGCTTGCCAACCGCGCCGTCATCGAACAGATGAAGGGCTCGGCTATCCGTAAGTCTGCCAAAGAGAAGGCGTCGGCTGAAGAGCTGGCCAAGACCCTCTCGCAGGTTGAGCTCACGTTCGAGCGCAAGACGGGCGAGAACGATCACCTCTTCGGTTCGGTTACGTCGGGCGATATCGCTCACCAGCTCGAACTGCAGGGCTACACCATCGATCGTCGTAAGATCTCGCTGGAAGAGCCGCTGAAGTCGCTCGGCGAGTACCATGTGCCGATCAAGCTGCACCGCGAAGTCACCAGCCACATCAAGGTGACGGTGAAGGCTGAGGACAGCGAGACCGAGGCTGTCGCGGTAGCGTAA
- a CDS encoding tyrosine-protein phosphatase, which produces MRSALFLSLLLSGVASAQTISAPTVTGALNFRDLGGIRTSDGRTVRNGMIYRSGELSHLTSPDFDALAPLHIHYVFDLRTDAERAAAPTHWTIAQPTLIPISVGFPATEAPSSSMRRIFANGTGSDQVKDGMKAITIQIALDGAPEIGTILHDLATGDEPAIIHCTAGKDRTGIVSAVLLRVLGVPQATVEADYLRSNDAVPAQMARLHAAATTTATNAAAASPLAGLPPDSIKVLMGVDPNYLSAAFAAIDTRYGSFDNYVSQGLKLSPSNIQSLRDKLLDPAK; this is translated from the coding sequence GTGCGATCAGCTCTCTTCCTTTCCCTTCTGCTCTCCGGCGTTGCGTCCGCCCAAACCATCTCCGCGCCCACGGTCACCGGAGCTCTCAACTTCCGCGACCTCGGCGGCATTCGCACCTCCGACGGCCGCACCGTCCGCAACGGCATGATCTATCGCTCCGGCGAACTAAGCCATCTCACGAGTCCAGACTTCGACGCCCTCGCACCCCTGCACATCCACTACGTCTTCGATCTCCGCACCGACGCCGAACGCGCCGCCGCTCCCACGCACTGGACGATCGCCCAGCCCACGCTAATTCCCATCTCGGTAGGCTTCCCCGCGACGGAAGCCCCGTCAAGCTCCATGCGGCGAATCTTCGCGAACGGCACCGGCTCAGACCAGGTGAAGGACGGCATGAAGGCCATCACCATCCAGATCGCCCTCGACGGAGCCCCCGAGATCGGCACCATCCTCCACGACCTTGCTACCGGCGACGAACCTGCAATCATCCACTGCACCGCCGGCAAGGATCGCACCGGCATCGTCTCGGCAGTCCTCCTCCGCGTCCTCGGCGTTCCCCAGGCCACCGTCGAAGCCGACTACCTCCGCAGCAACGACGCCGTCCCCGCCCAGATGGCCCGACTCCATGCAGCCGCTACGACCACGGCCACAAACGCTGCCGCAGCAAGTCCACTGGCCGGTCTTCCGCCCGACTCAATCAAAGTCCTCATGGGCGTCGACCCCAACTATCTCTCGGCGGCCTTCGCCGCCATCGACACCCGCTACGGCTCCTTCGACAACTACGTCTCCCAAGGCCTCAAACTCAGCCCATCCAACATCCAAAGCCTGCGCGACAAGCTCTTAGACCCAGCGAAATAG
- the trhO gene encoding oxygen-dependent tRNA uridine(34) hydroxylase TrhO: MYTVAAYYRFLPLADPAGLREDLRAAFVGSDLLGTTLIAPEGVNGTMAGSAETIDRLLSLLGERVGLERGEVKFSTAETPPFRRLKFKLKREIITFRGAEVDPARPGKYVEAKEWNALLADPEVLVLDTRNTYESEMGSFAGAVKPPLETFSDFATYVKEQLDPERHRRVAMFCTGGIRCEKASAYMLQQGFPEVFHLKGGILKYLEEVPVEASKWDGECYIFDERVSVGHGDFADGE; this comes from the coding sequence ATGTACACCGTTGCTGCTTACTATCGGTTTCTGCCGCTGGCTGATCCTGCGGGTTTGCGCGAGGACTTGCGTGCGGCGTTCGTGGGGAGCGACCTGCTGGGGACGACGCTGATCGCGCCCGAGGGTGTGAATGGGACGATGGCTGGATCGGCGGAGACGATTGATCGGCTGCTGAGTCTGCTGGGCGAGCGAGTCGGGCTTGAGCGGGGCGAGGTGAAGTTTTCGACGGCGGAGACGCCGCCTTTTCGGCGTCTGAAGTTCAAGCTGAAGCGCGAGATTATTACCTTTCGCGGTGCGGAGGTCGATCCGGCGCGGCCGGGGAAGTATGTCGAGGCGAAGGAGTGGAACGCGCTGCTGGCTGACCCCGAAGTGCTGGTGCTGGATACGCGAAATACGTATGAGTCGGAGATGGGAAGCTTTGCCGGAGCGGTGAAGCCTCCGCTCGAGACGTTTTCGGACTTCGCGACGTACGTGAAGGAGCAGCTCGATCCGGAGAGGCATCGTCGGGTGGCGATGTTTTGTACGGGCGGGATTCGGTGCGAGAAGGCCTCGGCGTATATGCTGCAGCAGGGGTTTCCGGAGGTCTTTCATCTGAAGGGCGGGATTCTGAAGTACCTCGAAGAGGTGCCGGTGGAGGCGAGCAAGTGGGATGGGGAGTGCTACATCTTCGATGAGCGGGTGTCGGTGGGGCATGGGGACTTCGCTGACGGAGAGTAA
- a CDS encoding copper amine oxidase, producing MSLCRRLFSIALLLIAVPSCFALQPEVHHPLDALTPDEYWKAYKVLQAAGKLAPKTLFASVLLEEPVKSVVLAWKPGDPIVRKVDVVLLTESKSYAAVVDISANKLESYTELTKEQAPMSTTESRSFDEEIKKDPRVIAALKARGITDLRTVHCGVIPAGYVGLPEQTDGRRIGWGECSDEMDSLYRWDRRIAGIFYVMDLKEKKITRFSDNGAVPMPPSTSIYDADGGKAMPGTKPILTLEPEGPSYTVENGEVDWQKWHFRFRLDPRVGPVINLVSYNDGGKPRSVLYEGSLSEMYVPYQDPDEGWNSHVFLDGGEFFANTGSGGIIKPLQVGVDCPDYATFYSGTFFRDDGTPYVRPQLACLFERVTGDPMWRHWDGSTSAISGRPTRELIFRTVATVGNYDYIFDWRFAQDGSITVGLGATGILEVKAVKDQTADGDLSAAMVGKTPEGKRVEFGQLIAPGISAVDHDHFFSYRLDLDVDGPNNSLMVDKLVPYKLPDTAQGRKWIWAMMPEMAKTEGEAKYNVSVDHPAMWRFANEGVKNKLGQLTSYAIMPGETGISILPAEEWPQKRAGFSAHNLWVTPYDPNERYVAGVYTMGSKGEDSLPAWTKQNRNIMNTDIVAWYTMGFHHVPRPEDWPQMPTMWHTFTLMPYQFLIKNPTMDLPMTP from the coding sequence ATGTCTCTTTGCCGACGACTCTTTTCGATCGCGTTGCTGCTGATCGCCGTGCCGAGCTGTTTCGCCCTGCAACCGGAGGTGCATCATCCGCTGGATGCGCTGACGCCTGACGAGTACTGGAAGGCGTACAAGGTGTTGCAGGCGGCGGGGAAGCTTGCTCCGAAGACGTTGTTTGCGAGCGTCCTGCTTGAAGAGCCGGTGAAGTCCGTGGTGCTTGCGTGGAAGCCGGGCGATCCGATCGTGCGCAAGGTCGATGTAGTGCTGCTGACGGAGAGCAAGTCGTATGCGGCGGTGGTGGATATTTCGGCGAACAAGCTGGAGTCGTATACGGAGCTGACGAAGGAGCAGGCGCCGATGTCGACGACGGAGTCGCGCAGCTTCGATGAGGAGATCAAGAAAGATCCGCGCGTGATTGCGGCGCTGAAGGCGCGGGGCATTACCGATCTGCGGACGGTGCATTGTGGCGTGATTCCGGCGGGCTATGTGGGGCTGCCGGAGCAGACGGATGGCAGACGGATTGGGTGGGGCGAGTGCAGCGATGAGATGGACTCGCTGTACCGGTGGGACCGGCGGATTGCGGGCATCTTCTACGTGATGGACCTAAAGGAGAAGAAGATCACGCGGTTCTCCGATAACGGCGCGGTGCCGATGCCGCCTTCGACGAGCATCTATGACGCGGACGGCGGCAAGGCGATGCCGGGGACGAAGCCGATCCTCACGCTGGAGCCGGAGGGCCCGAGCTATACGGTCGAGAATGGCGAGGTGGACTGGCAGAAGTGGCACTTCCGCTTCCGGCTCGACCCTCGCGTGGGGCCGGTGATTAACCTGGTGAGCTATAACGATGGCGGCAAGCCGCGGTCGGTGCTGTATGAGGGGTCACTCTCGGAGATGTATGTGCCCTACCAGGATCCGGATGAGGGATGGAACTCGCATGTGTTTCTGGATGGTGGGGAGTTCTTCGCGAATACGGGATCGGGTGGGATTATCAAGCCGTTGCAGGTCGGTGTGGACTGTCCGGACTATGCGACGTTTTATAGCGGGACGTTCTTTCGCGACGATGGGACGCCTTATGTCCGGCCGCAGCTTGCTTGCCTGTTCGAACGGGTGACGGGCGATCCGATGTGGCGGCACTGGGATGGGTCGACCTCGGCGATCTCGGGAAGGCCTACGCGGGAGTTGATCTTCAGGACGGTTGCGACGGTGGGTAACTATGACTACATCTTCGACTGGAGGTTTGCGCAGGATGGGTCGATCACGGTGGGGCTGGGAGCGACGGGCATTCTTGAAGTGAAGGCGGTGAAGGACCAGACGGCGGATGGGGATTTATCTGCCGCGATGGTGGGCAAGACGCCGGAGGGTAAGCGGGTGGAGTTTGGGCAGTTGATCGCGCCGGGAATCTCGGCGGTGGACCATGACCACTTCTTCAGCTACCGGCTGGATCTCGATGTGGATGGGCCGAATAACTCGCTGATGGTGGACAAACTGGTGCCGTACAAGCTGCCGGATACGGCGCAGGGGCGGAAGTGGATCTGGGCGATGATGCCGGAGATGGCGAAGACCGAGGGCGAAGCGAAGTACAACGTGTCGGTGGATCACCCAGCGATGTGGCGGTTTGCGAACGAGGGCGTGAAGAACAAGCTGGGGCAGTTGACCAGCTATGCGATCATGCCGGGCGAGACGGGGATCAGCATTCTGCCGGCGGAGGAGTGGCCGCAGAAGCGGGCTGGGTTCTCCGCGCATAACCTGTGGGTGACGCCGTACGACCCGAACGAGCGGTATGTCGCGGGTGTATACACGATGGGGAGCAAGGGAGAAGACAGCCTTCCAGCGTGGACGAAGCAGAACCGGAACATCATGAACACGGATATCGTGGCGTGGTACACGATGGGTTTTCATCATGTGCCGCGACCTGAGGACTGGCCGCAGATGCCGACGATGTGGCATACATTTACGTTGATGCCGTATCAGTTCCTGATCAAGAACCCGACTATGGATCTGCCGATGACGCCTTAG